The following DNA comes from Solanum stenotomum isolate F172 chromosome 11, ASM1918654v1, whole genome shotgun sequence.
NNNNNNNNNNNNNNNNNNNNNNNNNNNNNNNNNNNNNNNNNNNNNNNNNNNNNNNNNNNNNNNNNNNNNNNNNNNNNNNNNNNNNNNNNNNNNNNNNNNNNNNNNNNNNNNNNNNNNNNNNNNNNNNNNNNNNNNNNNNNNNNNNNNNNNNNNNNNNNNNNNNNNNNNNNNNNNNNNNNNNNNNNNNNNNNNNNNNNNNNNNNNNNNNNNNNNNNNNNNNNNNNNNNNNNNNNNNNNNNNNNNNNNNNNNNNNNNNNNNNNNNNNNNNNNNNNNNNNNNNNNNNNNNNNNNNNNNNNNNNNNNNNNNNNNNNNNNNNNNNNNNNNNNNNNNNNNNNNNNNNNNNNNNNNNNNNNNNNNNNNNNNNNNNNNNNNNNNNNNNNNNNNNNNNNNNNNNNNNNNNNNNNNNNNNNNNNNNNNNNNNNNNNNNNNNNNNNNNNNNNNNNNNNNNNNNNNNNNNNNNNNNNNNNNNNNNNNNNNNNNNNNNNNNNNNNNNNNNNNNNNNNNNNNNNNNNNNNNNNNNNNNNNNNNNNNNNNNNNNNNNNNNNNNNNNNNNNNNNNNNNNNNNNNNNNNNNNNNNNNNNNNNNNNNNNNNNNNNNNNNNNNNNNNNNNNNNNNNNNNNNNNNNNNNNNNNNNNNNNNNNNNNNNNNNNNNNNNNNNNNNNNNNNNNNNNNNNNNNNNNNNNNNNNNNNNNNNNNNNNNNNNNNNNNNNNNNNNNNNNNNNNNNNNNNNNNNNNNNNNNNNNNNNNNNNNNNNNNNNNNNNNNNNNNNNNNNNNNNNNNNNNNNNNNNNNNNNNNNNNNNNNNNNNNNNNNNNNNNNNNNNNNNNNNNNNNNNNNNNNNNNNNNNNNNNNNNNNNNNNNNNNNNNNNNNNNNNNNNNNNNNNNNNNNNNNNNNNNNNNNNNNNNNNNNNNNNNNNNNNNNNNNNNNNNNNNNNNNNNNNNNNNNNNNNNNNNNNNNNNNNNNNNNNNNNNNNNNNNNNNNNNNNNNNNNNNNNNNNNNNNNNNNNNNNNNNNNNNNNNNNNNNNNNNNNNNNNNNNNNNNNNNNNNNNNNNNNNNNNNNNNNNNNNNNNNNNNNNNNNNNNNNNNNNNNNNNNNNNNNNNNNNNNNNNNNNNNNNNNNNNNNNNNNNNNNNNNNNNNNNNNNNNNNNNNNNNNNNNNNNNNNNNNNNNNNNNNNNNNNNNNNNNNNNNNNNNNNNNNNNNNNNNNNNNNNNNNNNNNNNNNNNNNNNNNNNNNNNNNNNNNNNNNNNNNNNNNNNNNNNNNNNNNNNNNNNNNNNNNNNNNNNNNNNNNNNNNNNNNNNNNNNNNNNNNNNNNNNNNNNNNNNNNNNNNNNNNNNNNNNNNNNNNNNNNNNNNNNNNNNNNNNNNNNNNNNNNNNNNNNNNNNNNNNNNNNNNNNNNNNNNNNNNNNNNNNNNNNNNNNNNNNNNNNNNNNNNNNNNNNNNNNNNNNNNNNNNNNNNNNNNNNNNNNNNNNNNNNNNNNNNNNNNNNNNNNNNNNNNNNNNNNNNNNNNNNNNNNNNNNNNNNNNNNNNNNNNNNNNNNNNNNNNNNNNNNNNNNNNNNNNNNNNNNNNNNNNNNNNNNNNNNNNNNNNNNNNNNNNNNNNNNNNNNNNNNNNNNNNNNNNNNNNNNNNNNNNNNNNNNNNNNNNNNNNNNNNNNNNNNNNNNNNNNNNNNNNNNNNNNNNNNNNNNNNNNNNNNNNNNNNNNNNNNNNNNNNNNNNNNNNNNNNNNNNNNNNNNNNNNNNNNNNNNNNNNNNNNNNNNNNNNNNNNNNNNNNNNNNNNNNNNNNNNNNNNNNNNNNNNNNNNNNNNNNNNNNNNNNNNNNNNNNNNNNNNNNNNNNNNNNNNNNNNNNNNNNNNNNNNNNNNNNNNNNNNNNNNNNNNNNNNNNNNNNNNNNNNNNNNNNNNNNNNNNNNNNNNNNNNNNNNNNNNNNNNNNNNNNNNNNNNNNNNNNNNNNNNNNNNNNNNNNNNNNNNNNNNNNNNNNNNNNNNNNNNNNNNNNNNNNNNNNNNNNNNNNNNNNNNNNNNNNNNNNNNNNNNNNNNNNNNNNNNNNNNNNNNNNNNNNNNNNNNNNNNNNNNNNNNNNNNNNNNNNNNNNNNNNNNNNNNNNNNNNNNNNNNNNNNNNNNNNNNNNNNNNNNNNNNNNNNNNNNNNNNNNNNNNNNNNNNNNNNNNNNNNNNNNNNNNNNNNNNNNNNNNNNNNNNNNNNNNNNNNNNNNNNNNNNNNNNNNNNNNNNNNNNNNNNNNNNNNNNNNNNNNNNNNNNNNNNNNNNNNNNNNNNNNNNNNNNNNNNNNNNNNNNNNNNNNNNNNNNNNNNNNNNNNNNNNNNNNNNNNNNNNNNNNNNNNNNNNNNNNNNNNNNNNNNNNNNNNNNNNNNNNNNNNNNNNNNNNNNNNNNNNNNNNNNNNNNNNNNNNNNNNNNNNNNNNNNNNNNNNNNNNNNNNNNNNNNNNNNNNNNNNNNNNNNNNNNNNNNNNNNNNNNNNNNNNNNNNNNNNNNNNNNNNNNNNNNNNNNNNNNNNNNNNNNNNNNNNNNNNNNNNNNNNNNNNNNNNNNNNNNNNNNNNNNNNNNNNNNNNNNNNNNNNNNNNNNNNNNNNNNNNNNNNNNNNNNNNNNNNNNNNNNNNNNNNNNNNNNNNNNNNNNNNNNNNNNNNNNNNNNNNNNNNNNNNNNNNNNNNNNNNNNNNNNNNNNNNNNNNNNNNNNNNNNNNNNNNNNNNNNNNNNNNNNNNNNNNNNNNNNNNNNNNNNNNNNNNNNNNNNNNNNNNNNNNNNNNNNNNNNNNNNNNNNNNNNNNNNNNNNNNNNNNNNNNNNNNNNNNNNNNNNNNNNNNNNNNNNNNNNNNNNNNNNNNNNNNNNNNNNNNNNNNNNNNNNNNNNNNNNNNNNNNNNNNNNNNNNNNNNNNNNNNNNNNNNNNNNNNNNNNNNNNNNNNNNNNNNNNNNNNNNNNNNNNNNNNNNNNNNNNNNNNNNNNNNNNNNNNNNNNNNNNNNNNNNNNNNNNNNNNNNNNNNNNNNNNNNNNNNNNNNNNNNNNNNNNNNNNNNNNNNNNNNNNNNNNNNNNNNNNNNNNNNNNNNNNNNNNNNNNNNNNNNNNNNNNNNNNNNNNNNNNNNNNNNNNNNNNNNNNNNNNNNNNNNNNNNNNNNNNNNNNNNNNNNNNNNNNNNNNNNNNNNNNNNNNNNNNNNNNNNNNNNNNNNNNNNNNNNNNNNNNNNNNNNNNNNNNNNNNNNNNNNNNNNNNNNNNNNNNNNNNNNNNNNNNNNNNNNNNNNNNNNNNNNNNNNNNNNNNNNNNNNNNNNNNNNNNNNNNNNNNNNNNNNNNNNNNNNNNNNNNNNNNNNNNNNNNNNNNNNNNNNNNNNNNNNNNNNNNNNNNNNNNNNNNNNNNNNNNNNNNNNNNNNNNNNNNNNNNNNNNNNNNNNNNNNNNNNNNNNNNNNNNNNNNNNNNNNNNNNNNNNNNNNNNNNNNNNNNNNNNNNNNNNNNNNNNNNNNNNNNNNNNNNNNNNNNNNNNNNNNNNNNNNNNNNNNNNNNNNNNNNNNNNNNNNNNNNNNNNNNNNNNNNNNNNNNNNNNNNNNNNNNNNNNNNNNNNNNNNNNNNNNNNNNNNNNNNNNNNNNNNNNNNNNNNNNNNNNNNNNNNNNNNNNNNNNNNNNNNNNNNNNNNNNNNNNNNNNNNNNNNNNNNNNNNNNNNNNNNNNNNNNNNNNNNNNNNNNNNNNNNNNNNNNNNNNNNNNNNNNNNNNNNNNNNNNNNNNNNNNNNNNNNNNNNNNNNNNNNNNNNNNNNNNNNNNNNNNNNNNNNNNNNNNNNNNNNNNNNNNNNNNNNNNNNNNNNNNNNNNNNNNNNNNNNNNNNNNNNNNNNNNNNNNNNNNNNNNNNNNNNNNNNNNNNNNNNNNNNNNNNNNNNNNNNNNNNNNNNNNNNNNNNNNNNNNNNNNNNNNNNNNNNNNNNNNNNNNNNNNNNNNNNNNNNNNNNNNNNNNNNNNNNNNNNNNNNNNNNNNNNNNNNNNNNNNNNNNNNNNNNNNNNNNNNNNNNNNNNNNNNNNNNNNNNNNNNNNNNNNNNNNNNNNNNNNNNNNNNNNNNNNNNNNNNNNNNNNNNNNNNNNNNNNNNNNNNNNNNNNNNNNNNNNNNNNNNNNNNNNNNNNNNNNNNNNNNNNNNNNNNNNNNNNNNNNNNNNNNNNNNNNNNNNNNNNNNNNNNNNNNNNNNNNNNNNNNNNNNNNNNNNNNNNNNNNNNNNNNNNNNNNNNNNNNNNNNNNNNNNNNNNNNNNNNNNNNNNNNNNNNNNNNNNNNNNNNNNNNNNNNNNNNNNNNNNNNNNNNNNNNNNNNNNNNNNNNNNNNNNNNNNNNNNNNNNNNNNNNNNNNNNNNNNNNNNNNNNNNNNNNNNNNNNNNNNNNNNNNNNNNNNNNNNNNNNNNNNNNNNNNNNNNNNNNNNNNNNNNNNNNNNNNNNNNNNNNNNNNNNNNNNNNNNNNNNNNNNNNNNNNNNNNNNNNNNNNNNNNNNNNNNNNNNNNNNNNNNNNNNNNNNNNGGGGCATTGGTGAGCCCAAATGACATCaacaaaaactcataatgaccatatcgtgTGCGAAAAGCTGTCTTCGCCACATCTGAAGGCTTAATCCTCAACTGATGATACCCAGATCTCAAGTCGATCTTAGAGAACAAGGCTGccccctgaagctgatcaaacaagtcatcaatacggggaaggggatacttgttcttcaccgttaccttgttcaactgtctatagtcaatacacatcctcatcgacccatctttcttcttcacaaataataCCGGTGCACCCCAAGGCGACACACTAGGGCGTATGAATCCTTTACTCAATAAGTCCTGAatctgatccttcaactccttcaactcagctggagccatacgataaggTGGAATAGATATGGGCTTGGTGCCCGGCTCCAAGTCAATAGAGAAGTCAATATCACGAACAGGAGGAACACCAGGTAGATCCTCGGGAAACACATCAGGGAACTCCTGAACCACCGGAATAGACTCCATGGCCGGTGACTCAGCTCCAACATCCCGAATAAAGGCCAAATAAGATAAACAACCCCGGTCAATCATCTTCTGAGCCCGAATATGAGATATGACCCTGTTGGGATACGAACCACTAGTCCCTCTCCACTCCACTCTAGGAATACCTGGAATAGCTAAGGTGACAGTCTTAGCATAACAATCAAGAAGCGCATGATAGGGGgaaagccagtccatacccaaTATGACATCAAAGTATAACATATCAAGAAGAATCATATCCACCCAAGTCTCATACCCCGATAAGACAACAAGACAAGATCGATACACTCTATTCACCACTAAGGGTTCACCTACGGGTGTAGAGACTCTAATAGGCACAGACATACAATCACAAGTCAACTCAAGGCCGGAAGCAAAATATGTAGACACATATGAGAATGTAGAACCAGGATCAAATAATACGGAAGCAGGCCGATGACAAACTGAGATGATACCTGTGATAACTGCATCAGAAGCCTCAGCCTCGGGCCTCCCAGGAAAAGCATAACATTGGGCACCTCTGCCCCCACTCTGTGAACCTGAGGCGCCACTAGCACCTCTACCCGAAGCTCGTCCGCCTCTACCAGATGCCGGTCCCCGACCCCGACCTCTAGCCTGAGGTGCTGAATCTCTCTCTGGGACCACGGAGACAGTACGGTGTGGTCCAGACTGAGTCTGATGTGGACTCTGACGAATCAAGTGGCCCGGATCACCGCAACCATAACAAGACCTCGGTGTGGATCCTGACTGTGAAGAACCCGAAGTAATGCTATAACCACCTCGACCCGATCCTGGAGGACCCTGAGCTGCTGGCCCACCTTCGATAGCTGGTAATGAAACACGTACTGGCCTCTGACGCAGGAAAGACCCGCCTCCCCTGTGTGGGCCCCTACCTCCTGACGAGGTACCCGAATACTGACCACCTATACGGACCCTCTTGGGCCCACCAAAATCATCCCGCTCAAGCAACTCAGCCTCTCTGGCTACACTCACTATAGTCTGGAAGGAAGCACCCTCTCGAGATGATCTAAACACATAACTACGGATAGTGGGAGTCAAACCCCTGACAAATCTGCGAAACCGCTCAGGCTCACCTGAAATCAAAGCAGAGGCATGTCTCGACAACTGACAGAATCGAGCCTAGTAATCTGCGACTGACATGCTACCCTGCACCAAACTCTCAAACCTCATACGGCTCTCCTCCTGTACACTCCAAGGGATGAAACGACCCTCGAAGGCACTAGCAAACTCACTCCACTCCATGGGAGGAGATCCCGCTAGTCTCGAACTCATGAAGGTCCTCAGCCACTCCCTAGCGACACCGCGTAACTGAAGGGACATAAATCGGATGCCCCTCTCATCTAACATGCGTATCGCCGCCAACATCTCTCGACTCAAGGTCAAAAACTCGTGAGCATCATCAGTCTTAGCACCATGAAACTGAGGtggtttcattttttgaaaCCGCTCATAGCAGACCTGGTCATCATCTGCCAAGGCCACCTCAAGGGTCGCCGGTATACCTACAACCGGTGCTGGAACCTGTGGTGGCTGAACCACCAGCTCTGGAACCACTGGAATCTGATACTGATAACCAGGGGCTTGTGCCCCTACCTCAGCTTGTAACCCCGCTGGTATACCTGCTGC
Coding sequences within:
- the LOC125845660 gene encoding uncharacterized protein LOC125845660 gives rise to the protein MVPGEAAPEVTVEAPARGRGRVRGRGRGRGRARGAAPARGRCREPSPEPQIGVAAEQAPAGHAPPIHDDRLDRIFGVLERLAQGAAGIPAGLQAEVGAQAPGYQYQIPVVPELVVQPPQVPAPVVGIPATLEVALADDDQVCYERFQKMKPPQFHGAKTDDAHEFLTLSREMLAAIRMLDERGIRFMSLQLRGVAREWLRTFMSSRLAGSPPMEWSEFASAFEGRFIPWSVQEESREPERFRRFVRGLTPTIRSYVFRSSREGASFQTIVSVAREAELLERDDFGGPKRVRIGGQYSGTSSGGRGPHRGGGSFLRQRPVRVSLPAIEGGPAAQGPPGSGRGGYSITSGSSQSGSTPRSCYGCGDPGHLIRQSPHQTQSGPHRTVSVVPERDSAPQARGRGRGPASGRGGRASGRGASGASGSQSGGRGAQCYAFPGRPEAEASDAVITGIISVCHRPASVLFDPGSTFSYVSTYFASGLELTCDCMSVPIRVSTPVGEPLVVNRVYRSCLVVLSGYETWVDMILLDMLYFDVILGMDWLSPYHALLDCYAKTVTLAIPGIPRVEWRGTSGSYPNRVISHIRAQKMIDRGCLSYLAFIRDVGAESPAMESIPVVQEFPDVFPEDLPGVPPVRDIDFSIDLEPGTKPISIPPYRMAPAELKELKDQIQDLLSKGFIRPSVSPWGAPVLFVKKKDGGQPCSLRST